The Syntrophorhabdales bacterium genome includes the window GACGCTGCCCACCAGGAGGGCCGGTACTGCAGAAGACCTGTTAAAGGGTCGAGCTGTAACAGACAAGCTCATCGGTGAGGCCGCATCCGCAGCAGCAGAGGGCGCCCGTACCGGTGGTGATATTTACTTTAGCGCTGAATACAAAAAAGAACTGGTCGGGGTAATGGTCAAAAGAGCCCTCACGAAGGCTTCGGCAAAAAGGAGGACCGTATGAAACAGGAGATGACTTTTAACGTAAACGGAGAGCAGCACACCGTTAAGGTGGACATCAGGAGAACTCTTCTCGAGGTACTCAGAGAAACCCTCGGACTCACAGGAACCAAAGAGATGTGCAACAAGGGCGATTGCGGCGGCTGCACAGTCATAATGGACGGCAGGCCCATTCTCTCATGCCTCACTCTTGCTGTTGAGGCGCAGAACAAAGAAATCGTCACGATCGAAGGCGTCGCTGATGGGTACACACTCCATCCCGTTCAGCAGGCCTTCGTTGAAAAGGGCGCGATCCAGTGCGGCTACTGCACGCCGGGTT containing:
- a CDS encoding (2Fe-2S)-binding protein — its product is MKQEMTFNVNGEQHTVKVDIRRTLLEVLRETLGLTGTKEMCNKGDCGGCTVIMDGRPILSCLTLAVEAQNKEIVTIEGVADGYTLHPVQQAFVEKGAIQCGYCTPGFIMSAKALLDRNPNPTEDEIKEGIANNICRCTGYVQIIEAIQAAAKAGRR